In Rouxiella sp. WC2420, the following proteins share a genomic window:
- a CDS encoding ABC transporter substrate-binding protein, producing MKKVSLLFLLMAASSNVMSAPAELRLGIDPTFPPFESKNPQGKIVGFDADLGRAICEKMQVKCVFVENTFDGLIPALKAKKFDAILSSLSINDERRKSIDFSTALFTTPVYLITHKNSGLTATAESLKGKRVGVQQGSVFETYANQYWRDKGVDVVSYASPDQVYADLALGRLDATLDDAASATASFLDKPQGADFQLNGKEVYDKTLFGKGTGLGLRKGDDQLKASVDQAIAEIKSDGTFSKLNKQYFTFNVSPKS from the coding sequence ATGAAGAAAGTTTCGCTGTTGTTTTTATTGATGGCCGCCAGCAGCAATGTGATGTCTGCACCTGCTGAACTTAGGTTGGGCATAGACCCGACATTTCCTCCTTTTGAATCGAAAAATCCACAGGGGAAAATTGTTGGTTTCGACGCTGATTTAGGGCGGGCGATTTGCGAAAAAATGCAGGTGAAATGTGTGTTCGTTGAAAACACTTTTGATGGACTAATTCCCGCGCTCAAAGCCAAAAAATTCGATGCGATACTTTCTTCGTTATCCATAAACGATGAACGTAGAAAATCCATCGACTTCTCAACGGCACTATTTACCACTCCGGTGTACCTCATCACCCATAAAAACTCGGGGCTAACGGCCACCGCCGAATCACTCAAAGGAAAAAGAGTCGGGGTGCAGCAAGGCTCGGTATTTGAAACCTACGCTAACCAATATTGGCGTGATAAAGGCGTTGATGTGGTGTCGTACGCCTCGCCGGATCAGGTTTATGCCGATCTGGCATTAGGGCGACTAGACGCCACTTTGGATGATGCAGCTTCGGCAACGGCATCATTTTTGGATAAGCCGCAGGGCGCAGATTTTCAGTTAAACGGCAAAGAAGTTTACGACAAAACTTTATTTGGCAAAGGCACCGGATTGGGGTTGCGCAAAGGGGACGACCAGCTCAAAGCTTCGGTCGATCAGGCCATCGCTGAAATCAAATCAGATGGCACTTTCAGTAAGTTGAATAAGCAGTATTTTACCTTTAACGTTTCGCCGAAAAGTTAG
- the ampC gene encoding class C beta-lactamase gives MKLQAVTATLIGLIFASTAQAKSSEQEKVDQIIKPLMQQYQIPGMAIAVSIDGETTFYNYGVASRQSRQPITNSTLFEIGSLSKTFTATLASWAQQQGKISFNDAASQYLPQLKHSAFDNVSLLNLATHTSGLPLFEPEGVNTPQQLMDWYKQWKPTQPVGSVRVYSNMGIGLLGIIAAKSLNQPFIDVMQQQLLPKLGMYNTFIKVPADKMAEYAQGYNKQDKPVRVGPGPVDAEAYGLKSSSADLIRYLDINLHEQPIDASWQVAVDATHRGYYRVAGFTQDLMWENYAYPSPLELLLKNNGSQIITDAQPTKAINPPQPPLEQAIYNKTGSTNGFSTYAMFVPVKKMAIIILANKSYPNEARVKAAYQILAKQKEGF, from the coding sequence ATGAAATTACAGGCTGTTACCGCAACACTTATAGGTTTGATTTTTGCCTCTACGGCTCAGGCAAAATCCTCTGAGCAGGAAAAAGTTGACCAAATTATTAAGCCATTAATGCAGCAATATCAAATTCCAGGCATGGCTATTGCCGTTAGCATCGATGGCGAAACAACGTTTTATAATTACGGAGTCGCCTCCAGACAGTCACGCCAGCCAATAACTAACAGCACACTGTTTGAAATTGGATCGTTGAGCAAAACTTTTACCGCGACTCTCGCCAGCTGGGCTCAGCAGCAGGGGAAAATCTCGTTTAACGATGCGGCCAGTCAATATCTTCCCCAGTTAAAACACAGCGCCTTTGATAATGTCAGCCTGCTAAATCTGGCGACTCATACGTCTGGCCTGCCGCTGTTCGAACCCGAGGGTGTAAATACTCCGCAACAACTGATGGACTGGTATAAGCAATGGAAACCGACACAACCGGTTGGCAGTGTCCGAGTTTATTCCAACATGGGGATTGGGCTGCTGGGAATTATTGCCGCCAAAAGTCTCAATCAGCCGTTTATTGATGTCATGCAACAACAGCTGCTGCCGAAACTTGGGATGTACAATACCTTTATTAAAGTGCCTGCCGATAAGATGGCCGAGTATGCGCAGGGTTACAACAAGCAGGATAAGCCCGTTCGCGTCGGGCCCGGCCCTGTCGATGCCGAGGCCTATGGCTTGAAATCTAGCTCGGCCGATTTAATTCGCTATCTCGACATTAACCTGCATGAACAGCCCATTGATGCAAGCTGGCAAGTCGCGGTTGATGCCACCCACCGAGGTTATTATCGAGTTGCCGGATTTACTCAGGATTTGATGTGGGAAAATTATGCCTATCCTTCGCCGCTGGAGCTGCTGTTAAAAAATAACGGCTCGCAGATCATTACCGACGCTCAACCGACCAAGGCCATCAATCCGCCGCAGCCGCCGCTCGAACAGGCAATCTACAATAAAACCGGTTCTACCAATGGCTTCTCGACCTATGCGATGTTTGTGCCGGTCAAGAAAATGGCAATTATTATTCTGGCCAATAAATCGTATCCCAATGAAGCACGGGTTAAAGCTGCCTACCAGATTTTAGCGAAGCAAAAAGAAGGCTTTTGA
- a CDS encoding PLP-dependent aminotransferase family protein, with translation MRSLLSDLILHRLDSATGSNLNKRLYQSLRTAILDASISPSSRLPASRDLAKELGISRNTVLAAYEQLQAEGYIQTRTGSGTFVNADLPEDGIRSDASRPAKMPVRGMVQLSKRGTRLLGRTGAAPHQWGAFMPGVPDVTRFPHDIWRKLQNRLNRKLDPQFLTYSRHGGCLPLQQVLTDYLRIARSVSCTPEQILITAGTHEAIDLLAKVLCDQGDTAWIEEPSYWGIRNILSINGLEMKPIGVDENGMDPPDIEQDETPPRIICVTPSHQYPLGSVMSLARRQRILSLAVQHGSWIIEDDYDSEFRYSGSPIPALQGLLPDAPVIYIGTFSKTLYPGMRISYVVLPRALAAKLKIAHSELYRGGNGLAQLTLAEFIREGHYGAHIRRMRLAYGKRRNALARMIEQELGKEFLCEYSNAGLHLILSLPDSIDDVALSAELEQKGVLTRALSAYYMRNTQRRGLILGYGCVELPRMESAFAVLVSCLKSALKSQLRAG, from the coding sequence TTGAGATCGCTACTTTCAGATTTGATTTTGCATCGGCTTGACTCTGCCACCGGAAGCAACCTCAACAAGCGGCTGTACCAGTCACTGAGGACCGCAATCCTTGATGCCAGCATCTCGCCGAGCAGCAGATTGCCCGCCAGCCGAGATTTGGCCAAGGAGCTGGGCATTTCGCGCAATACCGTGCTCGCAGCCTACGAACAGTTGCAGGCCGAAGGATATATTCAAACCCGGACCGGCAGTGGCACCTTCGTCAATGCAGATTTGCCGGAGGACGGCATCCGCTCTGACGCCTCGCGCCCAGCCAAAATGCCAGTTCGCGGCATGGTGCAGCTGTCAAAACGCGGGACACGCCTGCTGGGTCGCACCGGAGCCGCACCGCACCAGTGGGGCGCGTTTATGCCCGGCGTACCGGACGTCACGCGTTTTCCCCATGACATCTGGCGCAAACTGCAAAACCGTTTAAATCGAAAATTGGACCCGCAGTTTCTGACCTATTCCCGTCACGGCGGTTGTTTGCCGCTGCAACAGGTGCTGACGGATTATCTGCGTATTGCGCGCTCGGTAAGCTGCACGCCGGAGCAGATTTTGATCACCGCAGGGACTCACGAGGCAATAGATTTGTTGGCAAAAGTGCTTTGCGATCAGGGTGATACCGCGTGGATTGAGGAACCGAGTTATTGGGGGATCCGTAATATTCTCTCCATCAACGGCCTTGAGATGAAGCCGATTGGCGTCGACGAAAATGGCATGGACCCGCCTGACATCGAGCAGGACGAGACGCCGCCGCGAATCATTTGCGTGACGCCCTCCCACCAGTATCCGCTGGGATCGGTGATGAGCCTGGCCAGACGTCAGCGTATTTTGTCACTGGCGGTGCAACACGGTAGCTGGATTATCGAGGATGACTACGACAGTGAATTCCGCTATTCCGGCAGCCCGATCCCTGCACTGCAAGGCCTGCTGCCCGATGCGCCGGTAATTTACATCGGTACTTTCAGCAAAACGCTGTATCCCGGAATGCGCATCAGCTACGTGGTGTTACCGCGCGCGCTGGCGGCAAAACTGAAGATTGCTCATTCCGAACTGTATCGCGGCGGCAACGGATTAGCCCAGTTGACTCTGGCCGAGTTTATTCGTGAAGGTCATTACGGCGCACATATTCGCCGCATGCGTTTGGCCTACGGAAAGCGGCGAAACGCGCTGGCGAGGATGATCGAACAGGAGTTGGGGAAAGAATTTTTATGTGAATACAGCAATGCAGGTCTGCACCTGATTTTATCACTGCCAGACTCAATTGACGACGTTGCCCTGAGCGCGGAGCTGGAGCAAAAAGGCGTGCTAACCCGTGCATTATCAGCGTACTACATGCGCAACACTCAACGCAGAGGCCTGATTCTGGGGTACGGATGCGTTGAGCTTCCGCGCATGGAATCGGCGTTCGCCGTGCTGGTCTCATGCCTGAAAAGCGCCCTGAAATCCCAACTTAGGGCAGGTTGA
- a CDS encoding 4-aminobutyrate--2-oxoglutarate transaminase has product MDHNELEQRRKAATPRGVSVMYDFYASKAENATLWDEQGREFIDFTAGIAVLNTGHRHPQVVAAVQKQLAAFTHTAYQVVPYASYITLAERINALAPVQGAAKTTFFTTGAEAVENAVKIARAATGRPGIITFSGAFHGRTLLTMALTGKVLPYKKGFGPFPGSVFHARYPNAQQGISVEESLESIEYLFRSDISPQDVAAIVFEPIQGEGGFNIAPEAFVNGLRALCDRHGILLVADEVQSGFARTGKMFAMEYYPQAKADLITMAKSLGGGLPISGVTGRAEIMDAPEPGGLGGTYAGNPLAVAASLAVLDIIEQEQLCCRAQTLGAELVEVLQQSRIHCPAIADIRMRGSMVAVEFDDPATQKPDAKFTRLVQRKALDAGLMLLSCGIHGNVIRFLYPLTIPNAQFKQALEILAQALKS; this is encoded by the coding sequence ATGGATCACAACGAATTAGAACAACGCCGTAAAGCCGCGACGCCGCGTGGCGTATCAGTGATGTATGACTTCTACGCCAGCAAAGCGGAAAACGCCACGCTGTGGGATGAGCAAGGGCGCGAGTTTATTGATTTTACCGCCGGGATTGCGGTGTTAAATACCGGCCATCGCCATCCTCAAGTCGTGGCAGCCGTGCAAAAACAGCTGGCCGCTTTCACCCATACGGCTTATCAAGTGGTACCTTACGCGAGCTACATTACCCTCGCCGAGCGTATCAATGCGTTGGCTCCCGTACAGGGTGCGGCTAAAACGACGTTTTTCACTACCGGTGCCGAAGCCGTTGAAAACGCGGTAAAAATTGCTCGTGCTGCCACCGGTCGCCCTGGAATTATCACTTTCTCTGGCGCATTTCACGGCCGTACTCTGTTAACCATGGCGCTGACCGGTAAGGTTTTACCGTACAAAAAGGGCTTCGGGCCTTTCCCTGGCTCAGTTTTCCATGCGCGCTATCCTAATGCGCAACAGGGCATCAGTGTAGAAGAATCCCTTGAAAGCATTGAGTATTTATTCCGCAGCGATATCAGCCCGCAGGATGTTGCGGCGATCGTTTTCGAGCCAATTCAGGGCGAGGGCGGTTTTAATATCGCACCAGAAGCATTTGTTAATGGCCTGCGCGCGTTGTGCGACCGTCATGGCATCTTGCTGGTTGCCGACGAAGTGCAAAGCGGTTTTGCGCGTACTGGCAAAATGTTTGCTATGGAATATTACCCGCAGGCGAAAGCAGACTTGATAACCATGGCTAAAAGTCTCGGTGGCGGATTACCGATTTCCGGCGTCACCGGACGCGCCGAAATCATGGATGCGCCTGAACCGGGCGGTTTGGGCGGAACTTACGCCGGTAACCCTTTGGCGGTGGCGGCTTCGCTGGCGGTGCTGGATATCATCGAGCAAGAGCAGCTGTGCTGTCGGGCGCAAACGCTGGGTGCCGAGCTGGTGGAAGTGTTGCAACAGTCAAGGATTCACTGCCCGGCGATTGCCGATATCCGCATGCGCGGTTCGATGGTCGCGGTGGAATTTGACGATCCGGCTACTCAAAAACCCGATGCCAAGTTTACCCGTTTGGTGCAGCGCAAGGCGCTCGATGCCGGTTTAATGCTACTCAGCTGTGGCATTCACGGCAATGTGATCCGTTTCCTGTATCCACTGACTATACCCAATGCACAGTTCAAGCAGGCGCTGGAAATCCTGGCTCAGGCTTTAAAATCAT
- a CDS encoding ABC transporter ATP-binding protein has translation MQSYVSFKNIVKSYDGEKLVVKNLNLEVHEGEFLTMLGPSGSGKTTSLMMLAGFETPTQGEILLRGKPLHNLPPHQRDIGMVFQNYALFPHMTVAENLAFPLKIRRLSKADIRAKVERILDIVKLKPLADRYPAQMSGGQQQRVALARALVFEPKLVLMDEPLGALDKQLREHMQMEIKQLHEMLNLTIVYVTHDQSEAMTMSDRVAVFNDGVIQQLDTPSKIYEQPTNSFVAQFIGENNSLLATNVKAEGDYYSTSLDDGTLLSSLKVRPSSPGKKIMLCIRPEHISVNNPTVGCEKVSARIQQFVYLGDHVRMLTEVAGQGNFMVKMPATQVQPGWKAGSEVMLSWQPQNLKALDVVAH, from the coding sequence ATGCAGAGCTACGTAAGTTTTAAAAATATTGTCAAGAGCTACGACGGTGAAAAACTGGTGGTTAAAAATCTCAATCTCGAGGTTCACGAGGGGGAATTTTTAACCATGCTCGGCCCTTCTGGTTCAGGCAAAACCACGAGTCTGATGATGCTGGCAGGGTTTGAAACGCCGACCCAGGGAGAGATTTTATTGCGTGGCAAACCGCTGCACAATCTCCCGCCGCATCAAAGAGATATCGGCATGGTTTTCCAAAACTATGCCCTTTTTCCGCACATGACCGTCGCAGAAAACTTGGCTTTCCCGCTTAAGATTCGCCGTCTCAGCAAGGCAGATATCCGCGCCAAAGTGGAACGCATTTTGGATATCGTAAAACTTAAACCCTTGGCCGATCGCTACCCGGCGCAAATGTCCGGCGGCCAGCAACAGCGGGTTGCCTTGGCTCGCGCACTGGTGTTTGAGCCAAAACTGGTGTTGATGGATGAACCACTGGGTGCATTGGACAAGCAGCTTCGTGAACATATGCAGATGGAAATCAAACAGTTACATGAGATGCTGAACTTGACTATCGTTTACGTAACACACGATCAAAGCGAGGCGATGACCATGTCAGATCGCGTGGCGGTGTTTAATGATGGAGTCATTCAGCAGCTTGACACGCCGAGCAAGATTTACGAGCAGCCCACTAATTCGTTTGTTGCACAGTTTATCGGCGAAAATAATAGCTTGCTGGCAACTAACGTTAAGGCCGAGGGCGATTATTACAGCACCTCTTTGGACGATGGCACCCTGCTCTCCTCCCTGAAAGTACGCCCTAGCTCGCCGGGCAAAAAAATCATGCTGTGCATTCGCCCTGAACATATCAGCGTCAATAATCCGACTGTGGGATGTGAAAAAGTCAGCGCGCGGATCCAGCAGTTTGTCTATCTTGGCGATCACGTGCGTATGCTGACTGAAGTTGCCGGGCAAGGTAATTTTATGGTGAAAATGCCGGCCACTCAGGTTCAACCTGGCTGGAAAGCGGGTAGCGAAGTGATGCTGTCATGGCAGCCACAAAATCTGAAAGCGCTGGACGTGGTGGCGCACTAA
- the mntR gene encoding manganese-binding transcriptional regulator MntR, with protein sequence MKNKKVSPLLDVEDHAQGFLQVREAHRRELMEDYVELISDLIQEFGEARQVDLAARLGVSQPTVAKTLKRLASAGLVRQLPYRGTFLTPEGEKLAAENRERHNIVEEFFVALGISPETARLDSEGVEHHVSDETLEAFKRFTEQQKASQ encoded by the coding sequence GTGAAAAATAAGAAAGTTAGTCCATTGCTGGATGTGGAAGATCACGCTCAGGGTTTTTTACAGGTGCGCGAGGCGCATCGTCGGGAATTGATGGAAGATTACGTTGAGCTGATTTCTGATTTGATTCAAGAATTTGGGGAAGCTCGACAGGTAGATTTAGCGGCAAGATTGGGCGTTTCCCAGCCTACCGTTGCCAAAACGCTGAAAAGATTGGCTAGCGCCGGACTGGTCAGGCAGTTACCCTACCGCGGCACATTCTTAACGCCGGAAGGTGAAAAACTGGCAGCAGAAAATCGCGAGCGCCACAACATTGTTGAAGAATTTTTCGTCGCGCTTGGCATTAGTCCGGAAACGGCGCGCTTAGACTCTGAAGGTGTTGAGCATCACGTTAGCGATGAAACTCTTGAAGCTTTTAAACGCTTTACCGAACAGCAAAAAGCATCGCAATAA